A stretch of Cicer arietinum cultivar CDC Frontier isolate Library 1 chromosome 5, Cicar.CDCFrontier_v2.0, whole genome shotgun sequence DNA encodes these proteins:
- the LOC101507057 gene encoding uncharacterized protein: protein MGLRLEIKKQVGMQEIHDFPTLENKSRIYDEDSRAEKAYYRNTRTIKDKRPMHHNRGNPYSFPPSKSGSRQNYQQYSFSGGKGASSGNGKGKGKNYSYGSGRGNPNGRGGHMAYECRDAEITCFNCQQQGHISTTCSYPRKTPQPGNQSSQPSQPKSNGRVFAVSGAGASERDNLIQGTCLISDTALFVLFDCGATHSFVSLDCVRHLGLPVSSLQYCLIVNTPTSDSVDTSSVCLEISIHVCGSDFRVDLVCLPLRLVDVILGMDWLSANHIRIDFFSKTIEFMESEERDKSSNISANQVKAILKEDAQLYMILA from the exons ATGGGACTCAGACTAGAGATCAAGAAACAGGTTGGAATGCAAGAGATCCATGACTTTCCTACCCTAGAGAATAAGAGTAGGATTTATGATGAGGATAGTCGTGCTGAAAAGGCATATTATCGAAACACTAGAACTATAAAGGACAAGAGGCCTATGCATCATAATAGAGGAAACCCTTACTCTTTTCCTCCTAGTAAATCTGGAAGTCGTCAGAATTATCAACAATACAGTTTTTCAGGTGGAAAAGGAGCTAGTAGTGGTAacggaaaaggaaaaggaaagaatTATAGTTATGGGAGTGGTAGAGGAAACCCTAATGGACGAGGA GGTCACATGGCATATGAATGTAGAGATGCTGaaattacttgttttaattgtcaacaacaagGCCACATTAGCACCACATGCTCATACCCAAGGAAGACTCCACAACCTGGAAACCAGAGTTCCCAACCTAGCCAACCTAAATCCAATGGAAGAGTCTTTGCCGTCAGTGGTGCAGGAGCGTCTGAGAGAGACAACTTGATCCAAGGTACATGTCTCATAAGTGATACTGCTTTATTTGTGCTATTTGATTGCGGTGCCACTCATTCCTTTGTGTCTCTTGACTGTGTTAGACATTTAGGACTACCTGTGTCTTCTTTGCAGTATTGTTTGATTGTGAATACCCCAACTAGTGATTCTGTTGATACCTCTAGTGTTTGTCTTGAAATTTCTATCCATGTGTGTGGAAGCGACTTCCGAGTTGACTTGGTGTGTTTACCTTTGCGTCTGGTCGATGtgattcttggtatggattggcTATCTGCCAACCATATCCGCATAGATTTTTTTAGCAAAACCATTGAATTCATGGAGTCAGAAGAGAGGGATAAGTCTAGCAATATATCCGCCAACCAAGTGAAGGCAATCTTGAAAGAAGATGCCCAGTTATACATGATCCTAGCCTAA